In the genome of Arachis hypogaea cultivar Tifrunner chromosome 9, arahy.Tifrunner.gnm2.J5K5, whole genome shotgun sequence, the window agaagaacgagagatttggatcaggttaagtgcataaaggataaggatggagaggtgttggctcaagaggagaagattaatgaaaggtggaagagctacttctacgagttatttaatgagggacagaagactcttccgagccttggtcgattatgcacaagggaagaagatcaaaactttgactactatcgaaggattcgagacttcgaggtaaaagaggctctaaagcagatgaaaaatggcagggcagtaggacctgataatatcccgattgaggtttggaagggtcttggaggaaaaggcatcaactggttaaccaagctttttaatgagattttaaggtcaaagaagatgcctgatgagtggagaaagagcaccttggtacctatctacaagaataaggggggtatacaaagttgcggaaattatagagggattaagcttatgagtcatactataaagttatgggaaagggtgatagaacggaggttgagaaaagagacacaagtaacagagaaccaatttggatttatgccaggcagatctaccactgaagcgatatacctattaagaaggatgatggagaggtatcgtagtaataaaagggatctacacatggtgtttattgatttggaaaaagcgtatgatagggtaccaagggaggtcttatggaaggttttagaaaagaggagagtaaggatcgcatatattcgggcaattaaagacatgtatgatggggccacaactagtgtgaagactcaaggtggtgtgacagaggaatttcttattggtataggattacaccagggatcatccttaagtccataccttttcacattagtcttggaagtactcacagagcacatccaagagcctgtgccatggtgcatgctttttgccgatgatatcgtccttatgggagagtcaagggaagacctaaataagaagttggagttatggagagaagctctagaagtgtatggtctgtgcataagccgtagcaagacggaatatatggaatgtaagttcagtctgagaagggaaaactccaatatagaggtgaaaattagagagaacaccttacgaaaagttaaaagttttaagtatcttgggtgcatcatacaggataatggagagattgaacatgatgtaaatcataggatccaagcaggttggtcaaaatggcggagtgcatctggttttatatgcgacaaaaaagtgcctttaaaacttaaaggtaaattctatcgcaccgctataagaccggctatgctgtatggtacggagtgttgggcggctaaaagagagcacgaacataagctgagtgtggcagagatgaagatgttgagatggatgagtggtcacacgcgattggataaaataaggaatgaagatataagggagagagttggagtagcacccattgtggaaaagatggttgaatcgcgtctcaggtggtttggacatgtgagaagaagaccgatagaacatccagtcaggagggtggatgagatggaagatggacaaagggcgaaaggcagaggaagacctaagaagaccatccatgaggtggtcaaacgagatctacatgtaaacggtctctctgtagacatgatacatgacagagcacaatggcgtcgtttgattcatgtagccgaccccacttagtgggataaggctttgttgttgttgttgttgttgttgttgatttataTGGAGAAATTCTTCCAAAAACAATGTACAtgtggaaaagaaataaaaactcaCCCCAACCACCAGAAAATATAACACTAGAAAACCAGAAATGCAGAGGCAAACCTGTGCAAATgcagagatacaaagaactggaAGTGTTGCTAAAGCCACAAGTGCTAATCGCCATTGGAGCAAAACACCAATGAGAAAAGCAACAATAACTGCAGCACTGTCCTGTACGAATATTGAAAGTCGATTGCTAAAAGCTGCTCGAACAAATGTAGCATCATTCGCCAAGCGCATGGATAAATTGTCAGCACTGTTTTCCTCTTCATCGAACCATCCAGTTTCATTGCGTAGCATGGCTGCCATGTTTTAGAAACAAGTTAAGCACAAGCTCAGGGATCCAAAACACACTAGGGGCAACCCGGTGCACAAGCGTCCCGCGTTTAACGCAGGGTCCGGGAAAGGGCCGCAACCAAGGTTGTAATGTACGCAGCCTAACCTGATAATTATATCAGTGGCTGTTTCCACGGCTTGAACCCGTGACCTTGAGGTCACGTGGAGACAACTCATCCGCTGCTCCGAGGCTCCCCTTCGGATCCAAAACACACTAAAGGGAAAAATTTAAAGCAGAAGGATGTACTCACCCGAAAACATCATTCTCCTGACTCTTTCTGTCATTTTCTCCCCCATAATGCCAAAGTAGAAATGCTGCAAAAAGTTGGCAATAACTGTCACGACGCCCATGCAAGCAATGACCAAGCACCACTTGTTTACTTCCCCCTGCAAGTGATTTGCCTCATCAATTCTATAGTAAGCCGTCACCACCATGCCAATAACATAAGCAAGAAGTGGGTTGAAAGAACCAAAGATAGCAGCACCCGTGCTTCCTAACACAGCATAAAGCCACTCAGCCAAACTAAGCTCAGCAAGCCTCCAAAGTGAGGGTTGCCCCCGATGTCGTGCATCCTTTGTTAGATCCATTTTCACTGACATATCATCAGAATGACTCTCTGGCCTACTAAAAGTCTGGGAATGAGAGCGTTCATTTTTAGGATCAGACGTTAATAGAGGTGAAATAGGGGATTCCGGGTCGGAACCATTTGATGCTTGTCGATTCACAGACTGGACATCAATCTTGGGCAGCTCTGGCAGTCTCATTTCAAAACTGTCCTGCCTTTTTATCGATGGCTCCTTATCTGCACCATTTTCTAGCATCATCTCAGGTGGTGGGCTCCGTGCTTTTGGTGAATCTTGTGAGTTAAAGAAGCCATCCGAAGGCCGAAATACTCCAGCAATTCTTTGAAGAGAGGGTGATTTATTCATTTTGGGGGATGATGGTTCTCTCAAACTTTCTGAAGAATCTTTCTCAATTTGGAAAACTCCAGCATCCTTGTAGTTCCGAATAGGCATCCTGGACAATAAGCAAAAGAACATGTGATGTTACAAGTAAAGAAACCTTGCAAATAATAAACATACTATATGTTAAATACTGCTGTTCGGGGCTATTTAATTGTGTTAGGCGATGGGGTAAAGATGATTCATTTATTGTTAAGGTAAACATTTTCTTAACAGAACTGAGCTCCTTTTATGAAAGAACCATGTTATATCCTCCAGATATGCAAACAACACTATATTGAAAAGGAAGTAAGTATGGCTAGATTCAGTATTACACCTTTTGGGAAGTTTTGTGGCCTCTTCACAGCGAAGAAGCTCTGCATATAAGCCATCCCGGCTTAATAACTCATCATGAGTACCCATTTCAACAAGTTGACCTTCCTCCATAACAGCTATATAATCAGCATTACGTATGAGACTAAGCCTTCGAGCAATTATTATTGTTGAGCGTCCCAACATAAGTAGATCAAGGGCCTCCTGAACAGACCTCTCAGCCTCAAAATCAAGTCCACCAGTAACCTCATCAAGCAGAAGAATCGATGGATTCAAAAGCACAGCTCTTGCAACAGATAGTTTTATTTTCTGCTCTTCTGTCAAAGCTATACCAGCCCTCCCAACCTAAAAGATAGAAGCCTCAGTTTTCTTAGTGAAATTGGATTGCTAGTAGAAATCCAAATACAAACCAAAAGAAGAGCTACAGGCTCCATATGATAGTGTAATCAGGCTTTACCTGAGTGTCATAACCTTTATCTAACGAGCTGATAAACGCATGTGCATGAGCTATTTTAGCAGCCTCTACAATTTGATCCATGGTTGCATCCCTCCCATAAGCAATGTTGTCTCTTATACTCAAACTGAGCAATGCAGGTTCCTGGGTGACCAGTCCAATTTGGCTTCTAAGCCATTCCAGTTTCAAATTCTTGATGTTTTCACCATCTAAAAGAACTTCTCCTAAACCACAGACAGAAAAAATAGATTTTGGTCTGAAATGACTCATGAGTCCTATGAATAACAGGGCATGCATGCACTTGAGAATTGGAAAACAATTACCTAATGTAGGATCATAGAATCGCTCCATGAGTGGAATAATACTACTTTTGCCAGAGCCATTTCTGCCAACAAGTGCCACAGCTTTCTTAGCAGGAACAGTGAGATAAAACCCACTCAAGATAGGGATTTCAGGACGAGAAAGATAACTGAAATAAACATTGCGGAACTCTATATTCCCTTGCACTGAAGCAGGGGCACTGCCATCATGATTAAAAGATGAGGATGACCGGCTTATCATCTCAAACAATCTATAAGCAGCTATTCGCCCTTGATCAAATGAGTAGAAATTCGTCGCCGCTTGATTCAATCCCCTTAAATAAAGTAACAAAAATTGTGTTAAAAAATGTAAAACAAATAGGGAAAAATATACAAGTTGCGAATGAAACTCACAAGCCACTTAGAATCACAGCAAACAAAGCTGTTATAATTTCACCACCATGAGCTTTTCTGTGCACAACCAAGAACCTTCCAACCCAGAGTTGTAATGCACAAGAACATATTGCAAGCCCATATGTAAATCCAAGACCAAGCCCTTGAACAAGACTGATTAATATACCATATCTAAGAGTAGCTTGCAGTGATGTTGCATATGAATATTTAGCCAGAGTTTCATTTGTAAATGCATACAAGGTCCTTATATACGAAATTGCCTGCATcacaatattataaatattcagaATCAATGGAATAGAAATAAGTGGCGCACATAAACATCACCCACAAAAATACTGTGCTTAGTGCTTACAATACAATACTATAACAAAAACTGTATGGAAGATTTTCAGACAGATTTGAAACCTTCCTCTTTTCCTTCTATATATAGCAAAATGAAAATCTACCTTTCAATTGCATGTATAAATCAAGAATATAATTAGATTTAGAAATGAATCAAGACTTGGACAATAAATAACCTGTTCAGCAATGCTGGCTGCTTCAGCATATGCATCCTGGATATTCTCAGCAAGCCTATGAAGGAATATATTTGATATTCCTCCTGCCGCAACGATAAATGGACCTGTAGCTAATGTTATCAATGCAATCTGCCAACAATTGataaaaccaataacaagaccaCTGAAGAATGTAGTCATGTTATGAATATAATTCCCAACCTGTattattaaaacttaaaagtcaATAGACATACTGTATGAGACGAGTCTGGAGGTCTCATCTGCAAAGAATTTCAAATTTACAAATGAATAAGTTTATGAAAAATACAAGAACCTAACATACCTTTTCACTAAGTGCAGACTGAATGAGCAGCACATCACTCAATACTTGACTCACGATATCTCCATTATTCCCATAAGTATCAAAAAAGCTCATATCTTGATTAAGCAATACTTGAACATATTTTGACCTGATAACAGCAGTCTGCCGTTCTCCGGTCAAAATCCAACATGAAACCTCTatgataaataaagaaaagttagCATTGCAAGATacataaacac includes:
- the LOC112712304 gene encoding ABC transporter B family member 6; translated protein: MVSRGLFGWSPPHIQPLTPVSEVSEPPESPSPYIDPGAETSASQQVEVEEEIEEPEEVEPPPAAVPFSRLFACADRFDWFLMILGSLAAAAHGTALVVYLHFFAKIIHVRQQDDQFHRFKELALTIVYIAGGVFAAGWIEVSCWILTGERQTAVIRSKYVQVLLNQDMSFFDTYGNNGDIVSQVLSDVLLIQSALSEKVGNYIHNMTTFFSGLVIGFINCWQIALITLATGPFIVAAGGISNIFLHRLAENIQDAYAEAASIAEQAISYIRTLYAFTNETLAKYSYATSLQATLRYGILISLVQGLGLGFTYGLAICSCALQLWVGRFLVVHRKAHGGEIITALFAVILSGLGLNQAATNFYSFDQGRIAAYRLFEMISRSSSSFNHDGSAPASVQGNIEFRNVYFSYLSRPEIPILSGFYLTVPAKKAVALVGRNGSGKSSIIPLMERFYDPTLGEVLLDGENIKNLKLEWLRSQIGLVTQEPALLSLSIRDNIAYGRDATMDQIVEAAKIAHAHAFISSLDKGYDTQVGRAGIALTEEQKIKLSVARAVLLNPSILLLDEVTGGLDFEAERSVQEALDLLMLGRSTIIIARRLSLIRNADYIAVMEEGQLVEMGTHDELLSRDGLYAELLRCEEATKLPKRMPIRNYKDAGVFQIEKDSSESLREPSSPKMNKSPSLQRIAGVFRPSDGFFNSQDSPKARSPPPEMMLENGADKEPSIKRQDSFEMRLPELPKIDVQSVNRQASNGSDPESPISPLLTSDPKNERSHSQTFSRPESHSDDMSVKMDLTKDARHRGQPSLWRLAELSLAEWLYAVLGSTGAAIFGSFNPLLAYVIGMVVTAYYRIDEANHLQGEVNKWCLVIACMGVVTVIANFLQHFYFGIMGEKMTERVRRMMFSAMLRNETGWFDEEENSADNLSMRLANDATFVRAAFSNRLSIFVQDSAAVIVAFLIGVLLQWRLALVALATLPVLCISAFAQKLWLAGFSRGIQEMHRKASLVLEDAVRNIYTVVAFCAGNKVMELYRLQLNKIFMKSFLHGVAIGFGFGFSQFLLFACNALLLWYTATCINNGYVHPPTALKVYMVFSFATFALVEPFGLAPYILKRRKSLISVFEIIDRVPNIDPDDSSAVKPPNVYGSIELKNVDFCYPSRPEVLVLSNFSLKVNGGQTIAVVGVSGSGKSTIISLIERFYDPVAGQIFLDGRDLKLYNLRWLRSHLGLVQQEPIIFSTTVRENILYARHNASEAEVKEAARIANAHHFISSLPHGYDTHVGMRGVDLTPGQKQRIAIARVILKNAPILLLDEASSSIESESSRVVQEALDTLVMGNKTTILIAHRAAMMRHVDNIVVLNGGRIVESGSHDSLVAKNGLYVRLMQPHFGKALRQRRLI